The Salvelinus alpinus chromosome 10, SLU_Salpinus.1, whole genome shotgun sequence genome includes the window gatgtcacacacacactcacacagacacactttcacTGCTGCTAGTTTATTATATATCccgattgcctagtcacttcTCTTTTTAGTTGTCCCCAACACACTCACCTTAAATCTTAACACTAAACCATTAACACTTGTAGCCAATGCATTTACCAAGTGTGCCAAACTGAATGCACGTTCTCTGGTTTACACTCAGTTTGTAATTTTGTAACACACTTTTGCAAAACTGTAAACACAACTCAatgctttacactcagtttgcaATTTAATAACACACATCTAGCAAAACTGTAGAGAGTAAGAGGGGTGAGAACTAGAGGAGGACAAGGAAGACGAGGACAAGGAAGTGAATaagtaagaggaggaggagaaggaggaggaggagaaggaagaggtgaagtaggacagggaggagaggacggggaagaggaagaggaaggggaatcAGGAACACAATAACTGATGAAATCAGAGTGACTGTGGTTGACCATGTTGTCAACCATGGGATGAGCATGAGGGAGGCTGGACAATGGGTTCACCCAAATCTGAGCCGCTATACTGTTGCAGGTATCATCAGGATACTTTAAAATATGGTCGACTGTTCACCCCAGAGCAGGAGacacacattgtaaatatggtcatTGCAAATAACTCCATCAGACTCAGAGAACTGCAGGACCACATAATGGCAGATAACACCATATTCCAAAACTTCAACAAAGTGAGTCTCTCTGCACTGTCTCGTCTACTGAAACGCAATAGAATTAGGATGAAGCAGCTGTACAGAGTCCCTTTCAAAAGAAACTCAGACCGTGTAAAACAACTGAGATATGAATATGTGCAGGTAAGCTATACTATCCTATCATTGGTACTGGATCTGGAAGTGTATGGTGCTacatcatattgactgatccctgtcttttcctactgtgctacattgttttgtcttgtccctcTAAGAGAGTCATGGAGCTAGAAGCAGATGCAGTGCATCATGAGCTAATATATGTGGACAAGGCAGGTTACAACCTTGCAAAAACAAGGGGCCGTGGCAGAAATATCATCGGACACGTGCCATCATCAATGCTCCGGGACAGCGTGGTGGCAACATAACAATTTGGCTATTAGTCAAATGACGTCCTTCACCATCATGCAATCCTAGGCCCATACAACACTGCACACATGATCAAATTTCTGGACACCCTCCACAACAGACTAATCCCTAATGACCAGGGTCAGAGCAGCCCAGGTACCTTATCATCTGGGACTATGTTTGTTTCCACCGGGATGCTGTGGTACGCAATTGGTTCACATGTCACCCACTTCTCATTGTACTCAATCTCCCCCAAACTCTGTGTTCTTGAATCCTATTGAAGAATTATTTTCTGCATGGCGTTGGAAGATGTATGATCGCCAGCCCCACCAACGCATACCCCTTCTACAGGCAATAGAGGAGGCTTGTGGAGACATGGATCAGGGGTCAGGCCTGGATACGGCACTCCAGGCGATACTTTCCACGCTGCCTAGCTCAAGACAACATCGCATGTGATGTGGATGAAGTCTTATAGCCACAAAGAAGGCGAGATGTAGCCCAAAAAAATCTGTTCTTTTTTTTCTAGCACCAACGTTTTTATTTTCTTCTACTGCGCTTTTGTTGTTTGAGGAGTGTTTGAACATTTtgagaaaaaacaaaaaactttcCCCTCATTATTTGTATTGATAGTGTGTTATGTTCGGAATACACATCCATATTTACACGTTTGgatacctgtgtgtatgtgtgtttactaTATGTATGACACAACTTGCAAACTGCTATGCCCTGCACACAGAACAAGCAAAAGCCACAAGTGTTTTTCATTTATACTATCAGTGCGTAGTTGGTGCTTCGTGTGCTTATTCAAATGATggtttgtgtgtactgtattgacgcaaaaacaacatttttaaaaagagTTTGAAGAGTTTTGCAAGAATTATTTGCTTTTGCAAGAGATGTATAATGTTTTGCTGGTTTGGTTAAGGTTTGGTTAAggtgtgtagagttttgcaaaAATATCCTAGTTTCAAAGATAGTGCCTCAGCACTCAGAAAAAACTGTAAAGACTGTTTTCAATTTTGATCTCTAAACAAGTGTATTATTTTTCTTTAGGCTCCCCTTAttgtatatattaaaaaaaatacatatagatCTAACTTAATTAGATTATAATATATATAACTTTTGAAAAATTATCAATTATTAGATTAATTTATTTCAGAATCATTTTGTTAAACCCCCTCACAGAAACCACTTTATGTCACCAACTGTTTTCCAACACATTTGGGGGCATGCAAATGTAAAGAAAATTGGACAATTTAgtgtattgtttttattttacttatTTTTCCCACCAATTTCGTGATTACAATCTtgtttcatcgctgcaactccccaacgggctcgggagaggcgaaggtcaagtcatgcgtcctcccgAAACATGAAgctgcgcttcttaacacccgctcgtttaacccagaagccagcttcaccaatgtgtcagaggaaacactgttcaactgatgaccagattcagcctgcaggtgccaggcccgccacaaggaatcgctagagcacgatgagccaagtaaagcccccctggccaaaccctcccctaacccggatgatgctgggccaattgtgcgccgccctatgggactcccggtcacggacggttgtgacacagcccaagattgaaccccaggctgtagtgatgccgcaacactgcgatgcagtgccttagacagctgcaccACTAGCGAGGGCCCTAATTTAGTGTATTTTCATATCAGATTCAAATCATTTTCAGTTACCCCTTATCTTTACCAGTGAAGACTTTTGGTGTGTTCCTCTGCTTAGATGCTGCTGACCCCTGCCAGATCTTAaaatgcctggataggtattttacatatcagctaaccacataatTATGTAAGAGCAATCTGGTGTCCAATGGCACAGTTGATGATGTGGCAAACAACCATTAGTTGATGCATGCAAACATCTGAGCAGGGGACTACGACCAGTGTTACATTTAaccctgcagcagtgatgccaatttagcaacttttcagactACCCTGGCAACTTTCTTTTAAATAGCACCTAGCAACAAATGtagctacttttaaaaatgtatttggaacttttagcaacttttgaaaagtgactcaaacgCTAAAATGCACGCAATTTCCCTCTAAATTATCCTGAAaattagttggcaacactgcCCTGCAGCCTGTTAcagtatgtaggccatggaagaactgagacattttcagcatccaggaattgtttacagatccttgcgacatggggccgtgcattatcatgctgaaacatcaggtgatggcggcagatgaatggcacggtATCTCTGTGGTTTCAAATTGACATTGATAAAATACAGTTGTGTTCATTGTTCGAACTTTATGCCTgcgcataccataaccccaccgccaccatgggacactctgtttacaatgttgacatcagcaaacagctcgcccatacgacaccatacacgtggtctgaggcagtgttggaaaaagtacccaaatgtcatacttgagtaaaagtatagataccttgatagaaaatgactcacgtaaaagtgaaagtcacccagtaaaatcctacttgagtaaaagtctgaaaggatttggttttaaatatacttaagtatcaaaagtaaatgtaattgctaaaatatacttaagtgtcaaaattaaaagtataaatcatttcaaattccttatattaagcaaaccagacgtcaccatttctgttttttatacatCATCTACGAATGAAGCAGCATgcagcacctgtgtaatgatcatgctgtttaatcagcttgatatgccaaacctgtcaggtggatggattattttggcaaaggagaaatgctcactaacagggatggaaaCAACTTTGTGCTCATTTTAGAGTATTTTTGTGCTATTTTTGtgtttatggaacatttctgggatttttaatttcagctcatgaaacatggaacactttacatgttgcgtttatatttttgttcagtgtagtacaACTCATAATGTGCGTTTTTTCAACCTTGAGAATAATCTATGAATTATGGCCCCACCATGCGGCAGATGGCTTAATTTACAATGAAAGAGGGGACGTCTGTCTCCTCAACGATTTCACCCGATTTCTCACGAGTCTGAATGTCGCTTCCCCCATTGCAGTTTTCCACCCCCTTTGTCCCAGAGAGGATCGGTTCGACTATGGCTGTCACCCGTCCCCTTTAAGATGATTTCGGAAATAATAATGTATTATTTAATTACTTAACACTTTCTTTCATGTCGGCGGACAATACACTTAAGTCGCGCAACAACATTAGAAATCAGGGACCATAGAAGTCGAGCATGACAATATAGCCCAAAAATTGCTTAATTAGGTGTCTATGTTGAAACGGCGTTTTCTTCTCTGACATGACTTTAGTTTCCAGTGCTTCATACAATACTACCCTGGGACAGTAGCCTATGTCACAGGAGGATGGAATATTCGACAGCCGACAGAGAGAAGACGCATAGGAAGAGTAAAGGGAATGCGGTGAAAACCCAACTCAATTCGGAACACTGTTCCCTTTATCCCCTGCAATGTTTTGGCTTTACCAAAACGGACGTTTGAAAGTGACAGTGGGCAATCGTTAACCTACCGGATGTATTATAATATCTGACGACTATAATAATACTGGAAAGGGGTAAGTCATTTTGCTGCTACTGTCCCCATGCCACCCAAACTGTGACAATATTGTATATTTACAGAATAATGTGTTTTGCTGTCTGTCTGCCCGGGGCAGGTGCGTGCGTGCATTTTTGTCAGTGACCTAATATGACACCACCATTTCAGTGTAGGCTTGACATTTATTCATCCCAcatgttgaatcaacgttgtttccacgtcatttcaatgaaatgacgtggaaCCAACGTATAATAGACGTTAAATTGACGTATTTGCCCAGTGAGATCGTACAATGTTACTTGAATGTTCTTTTTCTGGTGGTTTGTGTGTTGCTCTATGTTACCTCTATTAAACTATGCGTTTGCTCTTTTCCTTCCATGCAGTACTGTTCCCTGTCTGAAAAGCCTCTTATGTAACTGGAATTCCTTTAGCAGAACTTCCTGGCCTTGTAGCAGGCTAGAACATTAACATAATAGACCATGTGCACTTGTGGCTGATAGTGTAGGCTTAAAACAACATGTCCAAATACCTTGTTTTGATTTTGGGCAATAGGATACAGCTGTATAATGTATTCCCTACACGTGTATAGCCATGCTACAAATAAACACTTCCTGTGTGATTCACCCAGCAATAGAATGGGTATATCCACCAATGTAATACAAAGCTTAACATGATTTAATGTGGTTGGCATTGCTCCCTCTATTTTGGGATTGGAGATGTAATTTGCCAGGGTTTATGATTATGCACTATAaaagttaaaaaaacaaaaaaaaaagactGTTTAAGTCTGTAAATAAATAAGAATGAAGATCCATTCACTCACTGAACAATTGTTGTTATTTCATCATATTCTGCAGGTGCACTGTAGCTAATAATATATTTGTGAGAAAGTAGTCATGGTCAGTGtcattatttttttaatgttttcccTCCACAGATATTTCCCATATTTCCCACTCCCCCAGGATTGACCACAACCTCTCTGACCCTCAGTCATGACATCACCTgagtcccccctcccctccccttccccctgtccgcctccccccctcccctcttctcccactCCCTCGTCTCCcgctccttcctcctccctcccgcttccaccctccctgcctcccacGGGGGAGGTGATGGTCCTGGCCCTAGGGAGGAAGAAACAGAGGATgctcatctgtctctccctcttgccCAATCTCTTCCTGgccttccttctctcctcggaTCCCCTGCTCACCCTCGCCTCGCCCCACCACTGCCGCCTCCCGGGACCTTCGCCTGCTCCGCAGGTCCTCAACGCCTCTCTGCCCTGGGAGAAAGGGGGCAGAGTGGGGGACAGCGGAGGGCTGTCTCAGTGCAAGCAGTATATCAACGGTACCCAGTCCGGGGTGGAGAACTGCGATGCTGGCTGGGACTACAATGTCACAGAAGGATTGAGAATTAACATTGTTACTGAGGTACCTCAAGGAACTTTGTCAGTCTCATTGTTTTCTTGATTAGTTTGTATATCCCGGTCTCAGAATCCAAATTACATAATGGATTACTGAGTAGATTCTGATAAGAAGTGAAGCACTGCTACCCTTACACGGTAAAAAATGCCTTCACCATTAACACTGCTTTGATTAAAAATGTCATAGACAGTCACAGCACTCTCAGTGTCAGAAAACATGATCCAATGCTTTGCAGCAGTAATGATGTGTGTACTTATTATAAAATGTCTTATGACGCTTCAGGCCTAATGTCTTTAGCAGAACTGTTGTCCACCACACCCACAATTTCCCATGGAGGTATTTAGCTCTCACTTGGCTCACTGTGGACTCTCTCTCTATTTGTTTTGAATTCCATGAGTGATGCGGGTGGGAAACCTGGTGCTTCTGTAAGCTGTTCTGTCGGCCCGTTGCCCTCTGTGGTTAGCTAAACatacactggtcaaaagtagtcatTGTAATTTAAGAGACAGACTACTGCAGCGGTTTTACCATGTGCTTGTAGACAGCAGGAATATCATCCAGTCTCTCTGTTCATTAATAGAAGGCTCGATTCAGCGGTTGATTTACGAGTGTATTTTTACCTTTAGTCATGATCGACCAGTATAACGCCACTATGCTGCTTCAGCAACTTCTCACAGAAGCCAGAACAGCCCTCACCAGTCTCCACCATTAATCAATAAGGCTTCAGTAGAAATACTGAACTAAACATCTTTAAGCAAATGCCTTGTAACACCATTTTGTAGTAGAATTGTCAGGGCAGACGTCTATATGCTCATTTGACATTGAGGTTTTAGTATAAGAGGGAAGAAACAGAAGGCATAGGTCTAGGGCCAAGGGTATTATAATGCTTTTGATTCATGTTCATAACTGGTTTGGGCAGTTTGTGAACTTGTTTGTGTGCAAGTTTGGCATTTCTTATTTTTTCCAAGCACGTCGTCCATATGAATGCTATCATTTGTGaggtaactatactgaacaaaaatataaatgcaatatgcaacattttcaaagattttgctaAATTACAGTTCATaataggaaatcagtcaatttaaataaataaataatgtcctaatctatggatttcacatgactgggcaggggtgcagtaatgggtgggcctgggagggcataggctcagccaatcagaatgagtttttcccaaaaaaagggctttattgcagacagacatagtcctgggctggcgtgggccggttgtgaggccggttggacatactgacaaattctctaaaacgatgttggaggcggcttatggtagagaaattaacataaaattaactggaaacagctctggtggacattcctacagtcagcatgccaattggacgctccctcaaaacttgagacatctgtggaattgtgttgtgtgacaaaactgcttattttagagtggcattttattgtccccagcacaaggtgcacctgtttaatcagcttcttgatataccacacctgtcaggtgagtggattatcttgacaaaggataaaatgctcactaacagggatgtaaacaaatttgtgcacaacatttgagaaaaataagctttttgtgcttatggaacatttctggggtctTGAAACAAGGGACCCGCACTTtacgtgttgcgtttatatttttgttcagtgtatatagttCAGCCATGCCGAACTAGGGATAGGATGAGTGATAGTATGTGACAGGCTCTTCATGCGTCCCTGTATAGGGTCCTATTACATAAGGCATTGTTAGCAGCAGCTTCCTGACTCTGCCCAGAAACTATGCTATCTCATTGTAATCACTTAGCTTTCAACAGTAGTGAATGCACCAATGGAGCACTTCAGATGTAATAACAAAGCCATGCTCAAGTTATTTCTAACAAAATGGAAATGATTGAAATAACATTTCAATATAGTGTAGTTTGGTTGAAATTAGTTGTTTTGTATTACCTGGAACAATGTCCTATTGATGGAATGATTGTGCGTAACAAAACATatgtctacctccctctcttctctttctgtaACCTTTTGTTGGTTTTccacctccttccttctctctcctctcccagtggGATTTAGTGTGTGGTCAGTACTGGCTGGTCCCAGTCGAGGAGGTGTCCTTCATCCTGGGTGTTCTGACAGGATGCCTGGGACTGGGCTTTGCTGCTGACAGGTAAGATGACACTAGAAATACAAAGGAAAAGGTGAGGGTTAGACTAGGGGGGTGAGACCTCTTGAGGATTGAGAGTCAGATGAAGCCAATTGAATTAGCTAACAAGAATGACGCTTTCGGCGTCAGTTTCACTGACTCAGGCTTAGACTGCACTTGAATCCAGACAATGGTCCTAAAAATGTGGTGGAATGAACATGGTTTGAGTATATTTGTTGTCTCAGTCCTGATAAAGTCTGGGAATATACAATAGGTGTCCATAATATGTATTTTACTATGTATTTACATGGTCATTACAAAACATTTGATCTAAAATGACCCTGGTTCATTACTAGCTTAATCCAGGAATGTTTACGAGGCCTACGCCTGGCTTTAATTTCCATGAAACTGGCCCATGGTGTTCGGAGGCCTCTGCTTATGCCCTAAGATCTTTGTATTTTCTCTTCCTTGTTTTTTTATCAGACTGGGCAGGTTGAAGACACTGCTCACCTCGCTAACCCTCTCGGTGGTATTTGGCGTGCTTGTGTGCGTCTCTACCTCCCCCCCTATCTTTATTGTCATGCGCTTTTGCCTGGCTGCTGCTAGTGCTGGTGTCTACCTCACGCTTTACATCACACGTGAGTACTATCCAGATACTGATGCCATAGTACAGTGTTTTCCAAACTGTGCGAAGGGTTGGCAGAGgggggtcccccccccccccccccccccccccccaaaggaaCTCAGTCTGGCTTTAAATGTACTCTTGAAAGTTGGagtagtagaatgcacaaggtgcgaTTTCGAAATTGGATAGTTCTTCTTGTCATGTAAGTCATTGCATTcagtgccttcacaaagtattcagaccctgactttttccacattttgttaggttacagccttaatctaaaattgattaaatagttttttccccctcatcaatctacacaccatactatataatgacaaagaaaaaacaggatttagaattaaaaataaataataataataaataaataaggaaatttcacatttacataattattcagaccctttacttagtactttgttgaagcacctttggcagcgattacagcctcaagtcttcttgggtatgagacttgtcccgaagccactcctgtgttgtcttggctgtgtgcttagggttgttgtcctgtttcgaaggtgaaccttcgcttcagtctgaggtcccgagcgctctggagcaggttttcatcaaggatctctctgtactttgctctgtttatctttgcctcgatcctgactagttttccagttcctgccgctgaaaaacatccccacagcatgatgctgccaccaccatgcttcaccgtagggatggtgccaggtttccgccagaagtgacgcttggcattcaggccaaggagttcaatcttggtttcatcagaccagagaatcttgtgtctcatcatctgagagtctttaggtgccttttggcaaactccaagcgggctgtcatgtgccttttactgaggagtggcttctgtctggtcactctaccataaaggcctgattggtggagtgctgcagagaaggttgtccttctggaaggttctcccatctccacagaggaactctggagctctgtcagagtgaccatcaggttcttggtcacctccctgaccaaggcccttctcccctgattgctcaggttggccgggtggccagctctaggaagagtcttggtggttccaaacttcttccatttaagaatgatggaggccactgtgttcttggggaccttcaatgctgcagaaatgttttggtaaccttccccagatctgtgccttgatacaatcctgtctcggacctctgcggacaattctttcgacctcatggcttggtttttgctctgacatgcactgtcaactgtgggaccttattttgacaggtgtgtgcctttccaaatcatgtccaatcaatttgtaaAAACATCTtaagtatgatcaatggaaacaggatgcacctgacctcaatttcgaatttcatagcaaagggtgaaacttatgtaaataaggtatttctgtgttttatttttcacatcaaatcaaatcaaaatcagctaatatctcgaagtgctgtacagaaactcagcctaaaaccccaaacagcaagcaatgcaggtgtagaagcacggtggctaggaaaaactccctagaaaggccaaaacctaggaagaaacctagaggaaccaggcttttTTAATAAATacgttttcgctttgttattatcgggtattgtgtgtagattactgagatttttatttaatccattttagaatagcgCTGttacgtaacacaatgtggaaaaagtcaaggggtctgaatactttccgaaggcactgtaccttagagagctattcaTAACTTGTCAGAAATATCCAGATCAACTCGCCCATGTCAGCTAGCATTTTTTTATGTTGGTTTCTTAGCCCATAGATAATTtttttgtcactcaaatatcacgactacacattagacatgttgaaatgtatagaattgcaagaaaatttgctttaaaactgcaaaattgtATTTGCACGCCATGGGAGGGGGGGGCCGCGAGTGaaaacgtttgggaacccctgccaTAGTACACAAGGCTCTAAATAATAGCATCAAAACACTACTGCATCTTAAAACTATTTTGAGAATTGACCGAAGACCAAACCTGTTTACTAATTGTACAACATTGTTGTGTCTGTAATCATTCATTGTTCTGTTTGTTTGATTGAAAGGTCTTGAACTCTGTGATCCCTCACTGCGTCTGCTGGTCACCATGGTGGCAGGACTAACTACGGTTTCTGGGGAGCTGCTGTTGCTGGGTGTTGCTCTGTCTTGCCAGTCCTGGAGGGGCTTACTCGGAGCTGGGGCTGCaccactctctctgttcctcacctatgggtgagtgtgtgtgctgtgttggAGGACAGAAACCTATGCACAAGGGAATGCGGAATATGGTAGTAATTTGATTAAAGACCTAAAAGCAAACTAACTTGTTGAGAGCATTGTATTGATTTAAAGCCCCCTGTTTCATTCAGCAATTAGTTCAAGTCAGAATACATTAGCATTTGTCTTCAAGGTGCAGTGTTCTTACgtttacattttagcagacactcttatccagagtgacttacaggagcaattagggttaattgccttgctcaagggcatatcggcagatttttcacctagttggctcggggattcaaaccagcaacctttcagttacttgcTCAACGCTCTTAGccgcaaggctacctgccgccttttGTTTCATAGCATTACTTTTTATTGCAAATAGCAAATTTAACACAGAGAAAATAAAATGCAGTCCtctgtcagttggtagagcatggtgcttgcaacgccaggatagtgggttcgattctgTAGTGGGCACGCATGACTGTAAAAGTCTCTTTCAGATAAATGCGTCCTTTAAGTGGCATATTCCTATTTTTTTCATTCTAATATAACAACATTGCTGTTCCAGGAGAGAGAATATAGTAATATGGAAGCTAGGAATTTACATGAAAATGTCTGTTTTGTTTCAGTATTCCAGGAGTATTTCCTGAGTCTCCTCGCTGGCTTCTTCTCTCTGAGAGATCAGCTGATCTGAATTccttcagtgaaagaagagatagagagagggatgacgAGAGCTTCACAGGTGTGTGGGAACCATTTTGTCTTTCTGCATTGGTCTTTTCATGAGATTTGCTGTCTATTGTTTGAAAACGTCTCTGGTGATGCCTCCACTGTGACATGGTGGTGTGACATTGTTGTCATTATTGCAGAGTTGGACTCGGAGCCGTCTCCCTCTACTTACCCCCACCTGTCCTTCCCAGAGCTTGTACACAGCAGGAACATCTGGAAAAACATGTGTGTGCTCGGCTTTACCTCGTAAGTCACCTAACTGTGTCATTTGAAGTTAGCCCTCACACGTTTGGTCACACTTTAAAGCTGGattccttagttgctacatccatttttggactttttTCAATTAATTGTaaactaaatgtatgtaaacaaaCACGGTATAGTTTCAAAAGATGGTTACaacaataattttgatatcatggatggtcagtccttgcatccatagctccgtctatgaatttgagagtggttacatttccccAGGTCTATCCCTTAGCTTTTCACCAACACACAGGTGGGGTggctgctttgttattgtttcaatttatGATTTTAGCCTTAAATAGTTGCACgcatagtagtattagtagtactacAGTAGTTACATGAAAGTTTAAGTTCTTTGTTTAATTACATGTAACTACTCAGTAACTGCACCAGTTACTCATTTCAAGTAGTAACAACATTCTGGTAACCAAAcatagtagtatcagtatgtatGCCACACTTAGATACAAACAACCTAATGTAAAGGTTTGCCCTTGCTTTTATCAACATTGTACTGGTAAGCACACATAGGATTATATAGTAGTTGCCAAACAGACCATGAttttccatctccatctctctcctgttgtctgtCAGGTTCATTTCCCATGGCATTAGTCATTGTTACAGCTCATTTCGGGGTGATGTCAGAGGCACTGCCCCCAGCTTCTATTGGACCTATCTGCTGTCCGTCTGTGCTGGAGGAGGGGCCTGGCTGTTGTTATGGGCAACCGTGAACAGGTGTGGTCGCCGTGGTATCCTGCTCCTCGCCATGACAATGACAGGGCTGGCATCTCTGATTCTCCTCGGACTGATGGAGTGTAAGTTGGTGCTCAAGGTGGAAGTTGCCCTTAATAGATGTAATGTCCCCTGTTTCCTCTAAGCTGCGTgcgtagagaaatgaacatccaattctctggcaacagctctgttggacattcctgcagtcagcatgccaattgcacactccctcaaaacttgagacatctgtggcattgtgttgtgtgacaaaactgcacattttagagtgcgcttttattgtccccagcaccaaggtgcacctgtgtaaggatcatgctgttgaatcagcttctttatatgccacacctgtcaggtggatggattatcttgacaaaggagaaatgcacactaactgggatgttaacaaatttgtgcacaaaatttgagagaaataagctttttgtgcttatggaatatttctggactcttttatttcagctcatgaaacatgggaccaacactttacactttacactttgcgtttatatttttgttcagtatagttacgaCTCAATGGACATTCATTACTGGAAGCACAGATCCTCTTTGCATGGTGCCACCTTGTGGCTGAATGGTGGTAGGACACTGCAATGGCAGTAAAATCAAAG containing:
- the slc22a17 gene encoding solute carrier family 22 member 17, yielding MTSPESPLPSPSPCPPPPLPSSPTPSSPAPSSSLPLPPSLPPTGEVMVLALGRKKQRMLICLSLLPNLFLAFLLSSDPLLTLASPHHCRLPGPSPAPQVLNASLPWEKGGRVGDSGGLSQCKQYINGTQSGVENCDAGWDYNVTEGLRINIVTEWDLVCGQYWLVPVEEVSFILGVLTGCLGLGFAADRLGRLKTLLTSLTLSVVFGVLVCVSTSPPIFIVMRFCLAAASAGVYLTLYITRLELCDPSLRLLVTMVAGLTTVSGELLLLGVALSCQSWRGLLGAGAAPLSLFLTYGIPGVFPESPRWLLLSERSADLNSFSERRDRERDDESFTELDSEPSPSTYPHLSFPELVHSRNIWKNMCVLGFTSFISHGISHCYSSFRGDVRGTAPSFYWTYLLSVCAGGGAWLLLWATVNRCGRRGILLLAMTMTGLASLILLGLMEYLSEAAITVFSVMGLFSSQAAASLCVLFTAEIMPTIIRGSGVGTVLALGCVGRLTSPLMDLRNHYGYFLHHVVYSSLALLAVLSILLLPESKRKPLPQTLADGEQYRRPPLGRRRRDNVPLLATPNPET